A window from Nitrospirota bacterium encodes these proteins:
- a CDS encoding PilZ domain-containing protein, whose amino-acid sequence MTDHGCRFDHRVPDTDWAEVLSHPDRRSLAVGHLKDVSEGGLSLHLPLCLPSGSRIHVKLSRMTNGVIRHFEFAGTIVHVETSGQGYTHGVKFGEMTPAQQTALTDYLCQVEWQYRMAS is encoded by the coding sequence ATGACGGACCACGGATGTCGGTTCGATCATCGGGTGCCCGATACGGATTGGGCGGAAGTGCTCTCCCACCCCGATCGCCGTTCGCTTGCCGTCGGCCATCTGAAGGATGTGAGCGAAGGCGGCCTCTCGCTGCATTTGCCTCTGTGCCTCCCGTCCGGGTCTCGCATTCACGTCAAGCTCTCGCGCATGACCAACGGAGTGATCCGGCATTTTGAATTCGCCGGCACCATCGTGCACGTGGAAACCTCCGGCCAAGGATACACGCATGGCGTCAAGTTCGGCGAGATGACGCCGGCTCAGCAGACGGCATTGACCGATTATCTGTGTCAGGTCGAGTGGCAGTATCGGATGGCATCGTAA
- a CDS encoding HDOD domain-containing protein produces the protein MPAGSDHPATAQAIQQLEQQLARRIESGAVDLPLLPQVASRVMVLANDPSADAARLSALIHQDQALAAHVLRIANSPAYMPRTPIVSLQHAVAMLGMALLSEIAFTASLKAGAYQVPGYEAEVRQLWRHALGSGAYAKEIARLRRHNVESAYLCGLLHAIGKPVVLRMVAMLSKEYQVPVERDTLMILLEGYHARVGTMIAEKWGLPKQVAEAIAYSACYDQAPTFRQEVMITCLADRLATYVLEADVFDDLTVCDHPVFGDLNLYPNDVDTLLNARDRILAVVEAMTV, from the coding sequence ATGCCGGCTGGATCGGACCATCCCGCCACTGCTCAGGCGATACAACAATTGGAGCAGCAGTTAGCCCGGCGGATCGAGAGCGGAGCAGTCGACCTTCCTCTTTTGCCGCAGGTGGCCAGCCGGGTGATGGTGTTGGCCAACGATCCGTCAGCCGATGCGGCTCGTCTATCCGCGTTGATTCACCAGGACCAGGCATTGGCCGCCCACGTCCTCAGAATCGCCAACTCCCCGGCCTACATGCCGCGTACGCCGATCGTCTCGCTGCAGCATGCGGTCGCCATGTTGGGAATGGCTCTTCTGTCTGAGATTGCGTTTACGGCTTCGCTTAAAGCGGGCGCCTACCAGGTGCCGGGGTACGAAGCGGAAGTACGACAACTATGGCGACATGCGTTGGGCAGCGGCGCGTACGCCAAAGAAATCGCCCGGCTGCGCCGGCACAACGTCGAGAGCGCCTACCTCTGCGGATTGCTGCACGCCATCGGTAAACCAGTCGTGTTGCGAATGGTGGCCATGCTGTCAAAGGAATATCAGGTACCGGTGGAGCGCGACACCCTCATGATCCTATTGGAAGGTTACCATGCCCGCGTAGGCACCATGATCGCCGAAAAGTGGGGTCTGCCTAAGCAAGTGGCGGAAGCTATCGCCTATTCCGCGTGCTATGACCAGGCACCGACCTTTCGCCAGGAAGTGATGATTACCTGCCTGGCCGACCGGCTGGCGACCTATGTGCTGGAAGCGGATGTCTTCGACGATCTCACCGTTTGTGACCATCCGGTTTTCGGCGATCTGAATCTCTATCCCAACGACGTGGATACCTTGCTGAATGCCAGAGACAGGATTCTCGCCGTCGTGGAGGCGATGACCGTATGA
- a CDS encoding tetratricopeptide repeat protein — protein MNRAQRRRLEKLQGKPGPSRDSFAVATLLDEAKSHHQAGRLQEAEHAYRLVLQMSPEHPEALHALGLLAYRVGKLDLAGELLGRAVQQHHDHPLYCFNFGVVLQRAGRFEEAISAYQRAISAKPEYVEALTNLGNVYKELGQLARAEQAYRKALRVNPSYADAYNNLGAVLKEQGLVDQAIDAYRQALAVKPGHVEAYNNLGLALMERGEWEKAAAAFEQALRSMPGYVKATYNLGIVSIWRGQFDRALSCLDESARVKQDHGRRVTEILVSKSRLRHDAEQIQYLFKLGILGHDHAVYRDALRRLDQQARESASTATRIRLDQRDLDLVAPSFNRVLHRAACERLPGGAVNPDLDVEAIEARYNAKRPEIIYIDDLLTGEALTAMRRFCLESTIWKKDYENGYLGAFLGDGFATPLLLQIAEELRLKFPGIFKQHRLTQAWAFKYDSRRRGLNVHADAAAVNVNFWITPDEANLDPETGGLVVWDKEAPRDWNFREYNNDRNRQKIFDWLASAGAKAVRIPYRANRAVVFNSDLFHETDRFSFKDEYASRRINITLLYGHRLNA, from the coding sequence ATGAATCGGGCGCAGCGAAGGAGACTCGAAAAACTCCAAGGGAAGCCGGGTCCTTCGCGGGACAGTTTCGCTGTCGCCACGCTGCTGGACGAAGCTAAGTCCCACCACCAGGCCGGGCGTTTGCAGGAAGCCGAGCATGCCTATCGGCTCGTTCTCCAGATGAGCCCCGAACACCCGGAAGCGCTGCATGCCCTGGGTCTTCTCGCTTACCGTGTGGGCAAGCTCGACCTAGCAGGCGAGCTGCTGGGCCGCGCGGTTCAGCAACATCACGACCATCCGCTGTATTGCTTCAATTTCGGCGTCGTGCTGCAACGGGCCGGGCGGTTCGAAGAAGCCATCTCGGCCTATCAGCGCGCCATTTCCGCAAAGCCCGAGTACGTCGAGGCTCTGACCAACTTGGGCAATGTCTACAAAGAGCTCGGCCAACTCGCCCGAGCCGAGCAAGCGTATCGGAAAGCGCTACGCGTCAATCCGAGCTACGCGGACGCGTACAATAATCTTGGCGCGGTCCTCAAAGAGCAAGGCCTGGTGGATCAGGCCATTGACGCCTATCGGCAAGCTCTCGCAGTCAAGCCGGGACACGTGGAGGCCTACAACAACCTGGGCTTGGCGTTGATGGAGCGGGGCGAGTGGGAGAAAGCCGCGGCGGCGTTCGAACAGGCGCTCCGGTCGATGCCGGGCTATGTCAAGGCGACGTACAACCTCGGCATCGTGTCCATCTGGAGAGGGCAATTCGACCGGGCCCTGTCTTGTCTCGACGAGTCCGCCCGGGTGAAACAGGATCATGGGCGTCGCGTGACGGAGATCCTGGTTTCCAAGTCCCGGCTCAGACATGATGCGGAGCAGATTCAGTATCTGTTCAAGCTAGGCATTCTAGGGCACGATCATGCGGTCTACCGCGACGCCCTGAGGCGGCTGGATCAACAGGCTCGCGAGAGCGCCTCAACGGCAACCCGCATCCGCCTCGATCAACGGGACCTGGACCTCGTGGCACCGTCGTTCAACCGGGTGCTCCACCGCGCGGCCTGCGAACGGCTGCCAGGCGGCGCGGTGAACCCCGATCTGGATGTCGAGGCCATCGAAGCCCGCTACAACGCCAAACGGCCGGAGATCATCTACATCGATGATCTGCTCACCGGCGAGGCGCTGACCGCCATGCGCCGGTTTTGCCTGGAATCGACGATCTGGAAGAAAGATTACGAAAACGGCTACCTCGGCGCGTTTCTGGGCGACGGCTTTGCGACGCCGCTGCTCCTGCAGATCGCCGAAGAACTGCGGCTCAAGTTTCCGGGCATTTTCAAGCAGCACCGGCTCACCCAGGCCTGGGCGTTCAAATACGACAGCCGGCGGCGGGGGCTCAACGTGCACGCCGACGCGGCCGCCGTCAACGTGAACTTCTGGATCACACCGGACGAAGCCAACCTGGATCCCGAGACCGGGGGGCTGGTGGTGTGGGACAAAGAAGCGCCCCGCGACTGGAACTTCAGGGAATACAACAACGACAGGAACCGGCAGAAGATTTTCGATTGGCTCGCGAGCGCCGGTGCCAAAGCGGTGCGGATTCCCTACCGCGCGAACCGGGCCGTCGTCTTCAACTCCGACCTCTTCCACGAGACAGACCGGTTCTCCTTCAAAGACGAGTACGCAAGCCGCCGAATCAACATCACGCTTCTGTACGGCCACCGGCTGAACGCCTAA
- a CDS encoding cupin domain-containing protein — translation MKVINLSDYSQFSLEKMKKNNIFQTPRFFCDVYCFEPGQEQKGHVHGDQDKVYVVLEGQGTFTVGSDTQVLGPGQGTLAPAGEPHGVTNHTSARLKVLVFVAPNPS, via the coding sequence ATGAAGGTCATCAATCTTTCGGATTATTCGCAGTTTAGCCTGGAGAAGATGAAGAAGAACAATATCTTTCAGACGCCCCGGTTTTTCTGCGACGTGTACTGCTTCGAGCCGGGGCAGGAACAGAAAGGCCATGTGCATGGCGATCAGGACAAGGTTTATGTGGTGCTGGAAGGGCAGGGCACCTTCACGGTCGGATCAGACACGCAGGTATTAGGTCCGGGACAGGGAACGCTGGCTCCGGCCGGCGAGCCGCACGGCGTGACCAATCATACCAGCGCCCGGCTGAAAGTGCTGGTCTTTGTCGCCCCCAATCCCTCGTGA
- the sthA gene encoding Si-specific NAD(P)(+) transhydrogenase yields MSAVAQFDLLVIGSGPAGQKAAIQGAKAGQRVAMIEREPGIGGACVYRGTIPSKTLRETALQLERLKRSAAVFEFRLRQDAAVSVLMHRMDEVVKAHAAYMSEQLARNGVSRFHGRARFLSDRLVEMLSVDGAKQRFTAETIVIATGSRPRAPRDIVIDHENILDSDSILSMIYLPRTLTVLGGGVVASEYASIFSLLGVEVTMIDRAERPVQFLDREIVGKFVQSFERQGGRYCGRQTVTDVRWDGVSQVVTTLADGRRITSDKLLVALGRQPNLEDLNLRAAGLALTEKGTLAVNAYCQTVVPHIYAVGDAIGPPGLASCAMEQGRRAVCHALGLPVSSMPETIPLGVYTIPEMASVGLDEAAATKQHGAPMVGRARFDEVARGQISGICDGLLKIVADPAGERLLGVQIVGEGATELIHLGQMALQNGTKIDAFVESIFNFPTLAEAYRVAALDIMGQRCKRAGQALQT; encoded by the coding sequence ATGAGCGCTGTGGCTCAGTTTGACCTCCTCGTGATCGGCAGCGGACCGGCCGGCCAAAAGGCAGCGATACAAGGGGCCAAGGCCGGTCAGCGCGTGGCCATGATCGAACGCGAGCCGGGCATCGGCGGGGCTTGTGTCTATCGAGGGACGATTCCCAGCAAGACCCTCCGTGAGACTGCCTTGCAATTGGAGCGGCTGAAACGATCGGCGGCGGTGTTTGAATTCCGGCTGCGACAAGACGCGGCGGTGTCAGTCCTGATGCACCGCATGGATGAGGTGGTCAAGGCACACGCCGCCTATATGAGCGAACAACTCGCCCGAAACGGCGTGTCCCGCTTCCACGGGCGCGCGCGATTCTTGTCGGACCGGCTTGTGGAGATGCTGTCGGTGGACGGCGCCAAGCAGCGATTCACCGCCGAGACGATCGTGATCGCCACCGGTTCGCGGCCTCGTGCCCCGCGGGACATCGTCATCGATCATGAGAACATTCTCGACAGCGACTCGATTCTCTCGATGATCTATTTGCCTCGAACGCTGACCGTTCTGGGCGGAGGCGTCGTCGCGTCGGAGTATGCGTCGATCTTCAGCCTCCTGGGTGTGGAGGTGACCATGATCGATCGGGCCGAGCGCCCTGTGCAATTTCTCGATCGGGAAATCGTCGGGAAATTTGTACAGAGCTTTGAAAGGCAAGGCGGGCGTTATTGTGGGCGGCAGACAGTGACCGACGTCCGATGGGACGGCGTCTCGCAAGTGGTCACGACATTGGCTGACGGCCGGAGGATCACGAGCGACAAGCTGTTGGTCGCGCTGGGACGGCAGCCGAACCTGGAAGACCTCAATCTGCGGGCCGCCGGACTCGCGCTGACCGAAAAGGGTACCCTGGCTGTCAATGCCTATTGCCAGACGGTGGTACCACACATTTATGCTGTGGGCGACGCGATTGGACCGCCAGGCCTCGCTTCCTGCGCGATGGAACAGGGCCGGCGCGCGGTCTGCCATGCCCTGGGCCTACCGGTCAGCAGCATGCCGGAGACCATTCCTCTCGGCGTTTACACGATTCCGGAAATGGCCAGCGTGGGGCTGGACGAAGCTGCCGCGACCAAACAGCATGGCGCGCCGATGGTGGGTCGAGCACGATTCGACGAAGTCGCACGCGGTCAGATATCTGGCATCTGCGACGGGTTACTGAAGATCGTCGCCGATCCCGCAGGCGAGCGCCTACTGGGCGTGCAGATCGTCGGGGAAGGCGCGACCGAACTGATCCATCTCGGCCAAATGGCCTTGCAGAACGGCACTAAGATCGACGCCTTCGTCGAGAGCATCTTCAATTTCCCGACATTAGCCGAAGCGTACCGCGTAGCTGCCCTCGACATCATGGGGCAACGCTGCAAGCGGGCGGGGCAGGCTCTTCAGACGTAA
- a CDS encoding CoB--CoM heterodisulfide reductase iron-sulfur subunit B family protein, with protein sequence MALRYALFPGCAAKGATPELYQSTMAIIGRLGIEVVELAAASCCGAGVVTEADPEVALALNARTFAQAEQLGLDVMTICGTCQGVMGPANKRLKSDPALLDRINKLLAQDGITYRGTVQVKHLLWVVVREVGLPRLTREVRIPLSDFHIAPFYGCYILRPSWDLGFDDPENPRSLEKVIKAVGGEPVVYAGRTNCCGFPIILEKEAIAVAMAGTNMKEAKDEGADFMVTPCPLCHMSLDIYQDRAGKAVNANLQLPILHLPQLLGLAMGVPAKDLGVSRHLVPVDSIVRRIEKQRTTSDQPSAFGRQQ encoded by the coding sequence ATGGCCCTGCGATATGCGTTGTTTCCCGGCTGTGCGGCGAAGGGCGCCACGCCGGAATTGTATCAGTCCACGATGGCGATCATCGGCCGGCTGGGCATCGAGGTGGTGGAGTTGGCGGCGGCTTCCTGTTGCGGCGCGGGTGTGGTCACCGAGGCGGATCCCGAGGTCGCGCTCGCGCTGAACGCCAGGACGTTCGCGCAAGCCGAGCAGCTTGGGCTGGATGTCATGACGATCTGCGGCACCTGCCAGGGCGTCATGGGCCCCGCCAACAAACGGCTGAAATCGGACCCGGCGCTCCTGGACCGGATCAACAAGTTGCTCGCTCAGGACGGTATCACGTATCGGGGCACCGTCCAGGTCAAACATCTGCTCTGGGTCGTCGTGCGGGAAGTAGGCTTGCCGCGGTTGACCCGGGAAGTCCGGATCCCCTTGAGCGACTTCCATATCGCTCCTTTTTATGGATGCTATATTCTTCGACCCTCCTGGGATCTCGGATTCGACGACCCCGAAAATCCCAGATCGCTGGAGAAGGTCATCAAGGCCGTGGGCGGCGAACCGGTCGTCTATGCCGGGCGAACCAACTGTTGCGGCTTTCCGATCATTCTGGAAAAAGAAGCGATCGCGGTGGCGATGGCGGGAACGAACATGAAGGAGGCGAAGGATGAAGGGGCGGACTTCATGGTCACGCCCTGTCCCTTGTGCCACATGAGCTTGGACATCTACCAGGACCGGGCCGGAAAGGCGGTCAACGCGAATCTGCAGTTACCCATCCTGCACTTGCCGCAGTTGCTCGGGCTCGCGATGGGTGTGCCGGCGAAGGACTTGGGGGTGTCCCGCCACCTGGTACCGGTGGATTCGATCGTTCGGAGAATCGAGAAGCAACGAACTACAAGCGATCAGCCGTCAGCTTTCGGCCGACAGCAATAA